One window from the genome of Bradyrhizobium xenonodulans encodes:
- a CDS encoding alpha/beta fold hydrolase, translating into MLLIHGNSSCKEIFGHQIGFLAALGYDVVAVDLPGHGNSADASAPERTYSFPGYADALNDLMQVLGIGAFHVVGWSLGGHIGIEMWATRRAVRSLLITGTPPVHLSPAGAAEGFLLTPTMELAGKADFTEDDVLAYGTAMLGSEMDPSSRLARCIRRTHGDARRLMLANGLAGIGQDEVAAVWNCPKPLAIVQGKNDPFVNIPYLHRLTYRNLWLQNPLIVDGGHAPHWVHASEFNRYLGEFVGLNSGSGGAA; encoded by the coding sequence GTGCTTCTCATTCACGGCAACTCGTCCTGCAAGGAGATTTTCGGACATCAGATCGGATTCCTTGCCGCGCTGGGCTACGACGTCGTCGCAGTCGACCTCCCGGGACACGGCAACTCCGCCGACGCATCCGCTCCGGAACGGACGTACAGCTTCCCCGGGTATGCCGATGCATTGAACGATCTCATGCAGGTTCTCGGCATCGGCGCCTTCCATGTCGTGGGCTGGTCGCTCGGCGGGCATATCGGCATCGAGATGTGGGCGACAAGGCGGGCGGTCCGGTCTCTCCTCATCACCGGCACGCCCCCGGTGCATCTCAGCCCGGCCGGAGCCGCGGAAGGTTTTCTGCTCACGCCGACGATGGAGCTCGCCGGAAAGGCGGACTTCACCGAGGACGACGTCCTCGCATACGGCACCGCGATGCTGGGATCGGAGATGGACCCGTCGTCCCGGTTGGCGCGCTGCATCCGACGCACACACGGCGATGCCCGGCGGCTGATGCTGGCGAACGGGCTCGCCGGCATCGGGCAGGACGAAGTCGCCGCAGTGTGGAATTGCCCGAAGCCGCTTGCGATCGTACAGGGGAAAAACGATCCGTTCGTCAACATTCCCTATCTGCATCGCTTGACCTACCGGAACTTATGGTTGCAAAATCCTCTAATTGTGGACGGGGGGCATGCTCCGCATTGGGTGCATGCCTCCGAGTTCAATAGATATTTGGGGGAATTCGTCGGATTGAACTCTGGCAGCGGGGGGGCTGCATGA
- a CDS encoding helix-turn-helix transcriptional regulator translates to MIARIEDFIASSGSAVSAHSLRDLFLKAVEDEGYQNAVFAKTRDRRVVEVPWLKFPTGYADSYIENGWDQIDPVVHFVNSARRPFAWAEACEKTKLSPRQSRFLAECHDLGVHSGITIPLHGPGTDVDLISLSLREEKHARPDRLAIMYGLTFQYRLRLSEINDERRLPGQDLTAKETECLRWCKEGKTNWEIGEILSISEKTVEFHLSNTIRKLGVSNRITAVVKGIQSGIISL, encoded by the coding sequence ATGATTGCGCGTATCGAGGATTTCATTGCATCGTCGGGCTCGGCGGTTTCGGCCCATTCCCTTCGCGATCTCTTTCTCAAGGCTGTCGAAGACGAAGGTTACCAGAACGCCGTGTTCGCCAAGACGCGGGACCGTCGCGTCGTCGAGGTTCCGTGGCTGAAGTTTCCGACCGGATACGCCGACAGCTACATCGAGAACGGGTGGGACCAGATCGACCCCGTCGTGCACTTCGTCAATTCGGCGCGCCGTCCGTTCGCTTGGGCCGAAGCCTGCGAGAAGACCAAGCTTTCTCCGAGGCAAAGCCGATTCCTGGCGGAATGCCACGATCTGGGCGTGCATTCCGGAATAACAATCCCGCTCCACGGTCCCGGGACGGACGTGGATCTGATCAGCCTCAGCCTGCGGGAGGAAAAGCACGCGCGCCCCGACCGGCTTGCCATCATGTACGGCCTGACGTTCCAGTACAGGCTACGGCTGAGCGAGATCAACGACGAGCGACGCCTTCCCGGTCAGGACCTCACCGCCAAGGAAACCGAATGCCTTCGGTGGTGCAAGGAGGGAAAGACCAATTGGGAGATCGGCGAGATCCTCTCCATCTCGGAGAAGACCGTCGAATTCCACCTGTCGAACACGATCCGGAAGCTCGGCGTCAGCAACAGGATCACGGCAGTGGTCAAGGGGATCCAGAGCGGCATCATTTCGCTGTAG
- a CDS encoding aminotransferase class III-fold pyridoxal phosphate-dependent enzyme — protein MNTRATFADKARRGLEADLGGVVRLPFEGYRGAGIGELERFADMASDPSGGIDPVAAIIVETVQGEGGLNVASEPRLQKLSQVASGLGALLIVDEIQAGCCGTGRFFGFERSGIVPDLICLSKSISGAGLPMSLLLVAPQFDTWRPGEHNGTFRGNSLAFVAAAQAVDEYCEPDFVAGISARAVQLEMAARRGLEISARDRRTARHRHDGGIGISGSGFRPDGRTLRTGKPSASRNLRPGRPGHQDSRAVEHRHGSVRRRARTIGARDRVGVCASRRRRSCLTALSATAK, from the coding sequence ATGAACACTCGTGCCACTTTCGCGGACAAGGCCCGGCGCGGACTGGAGGCCGATCTGGGAGGTGTCGTCAGGCTGCCGTTCGAAGGCTATCGTGGCGCGGGCATCGGAGAACTGGAACGCTTCGCCGACATGGCATCCGACCCATCCGGCGGGATCGATCCCGTCGCCGCGATCATCGTCGAGACGGTCCAGGGAGAAGGCGGCCTCAACGTCGCTTCCGAACCGCGGCTGCAAAAGCTCAGCCAGGTTGCGAGCGGGCTGGGGGCGCTTCTGATCGTCGACGAGATCCAGGCCGGATGCTGTGGCACCGGGAGGTTCTTCGGTTTCGAGCGGAGCGGCATCGTCCCCGATCTCATCTGCTTGTCTAAATCCATTAGCGGCGCGGGCCTGCCGATGTCGCTCCTGCTGGTGGCGCCCCAATTCGACACTTGGCGTCCCGGTGAGCACAACGGAACGTTCCGCGGCAACAGTCTGGCGTTCGTCGCTGCCGCCCAAGCAGTGGACGAGTATTGCGAGCCCGACTTCGTCGCCGGCATATCGGCACGGGCGGTCCAGCTTGAAATGGCTGCGCGACGCGGCCTTGAGATATCCGCACGCGATCGTCGGACCGCGCGGCATCGGCATGATGGCGGGATTGGAATTTCGGGATCCGGATTCCGCCCAGACGGTCGCACTTTGCGCACGGGAAAGCCGTCTGCTTCTCGAAACCTGCGGCCCGGACGACCGGGTCATCAAGATTCTCGCGCCGTTGAACATCGACATGGATCTGTTCGCCGAAGGGCTCGAACGATTGGGGCGCGCGATCGGGTTGGCGTGTGCGCCAGTCGCCGCCGACGAAGCTGCCTGACGGCCCTGTCGGCTACAGCGAAATGA
- a CDS encoding acyl-homoserine-lactone synthase gives MIEAFSLSTAHLFQDAMASQARLRYRVFVERCGLPHLHHDDLEFDEFDTPAALYFVWRDHDRVVRGLIRLLRTDRPYMLKAYWPELVRGALPASAGICEMTRVCVDRAVPAMARRFILPELLCAVADHVENSGGEGVVGVTRAHLLTHYVRNGVEWLGEPATVEGETERAFFVPHTCLRPEHHCAKYGIGDATMRTGSVLERAA, from the coding sequence ATGATTGAAGCTTTCTCTCTTTCGACCGCCCATTTGTTCCAAGATGCGATGGCCTCGCAGGCGAGGCTGCGATACCGGGTTTTCGTTGAGCGTTGCGGACTGCCGCACCTGCATCACGACGATCTCGAATTCGACGAGTTCGATACGCCTGCCGCGCTCTACTTCGTCTGGCGCGATCACGACCGCGTAGTGCGAGGGTTGATACGGCTCCTGCGGACGGATCGGCCGTACATGCTCAAGGCCTATTGGCCCGAGTTAGTCCGAGGCGCGTTGCCGGCGTCGGCCGGCATCTGCGAGATGACGCGGGTATGTGTTGACAGAGCAGTGCCCGCAATGGCGCGTCGCTTTATCCTGCCGGAACTGCTTTGCGCGGTTGCCGATCATGTCGAGAACTCGGGCGGCGAAGGCGTCGTCGGCGTCACGCGAGCCCATCTCCTCACGCACTACGTCCGGAACGGCGTCGAATGGCTCGGCGAGCCGGCTACCGTCGAGGGCGAGACCGAGCGCGCCTTCTTCGTTCCGCACACGTGTCTTCGTCCCGAACACCATTGTGCGAAGTATGGAATCGGTGACGCGACGATGCGGACCGGATCCGTATTGGAGAGGGCCGCGTGA